The following are encoded in a window of Spea bombifrons isolate aSpeBom1 chromosome 2, aSpeBom1.2.pri, whole genome shotgun sequence genomic DNA:
- the SERTM1 gene encoding serine-rich and transmembrane domain-containing protein 1, with protein sequence MSGLSPSTGSPEEMGNGTFLELFPTSISTSADSSSTSNRLSNVYVYVSIFLSLLAFLLLLLIIALQRLKNIISSTSSYPEYTSDAGSSFTNLEVCSISSQRSSFSNLSS encoded by the coding sequence ATGTCAGGGCTCAGCCCCTCAACTGGCTCTCCAGAAGAAATGGGGAATGGAACGTTTCTGGAGCTCTTTCCTACTTCTATTTCAACTTCAGCGGATTCATCCTCCACATCAAATCGGTTATCAAACGTgtatgtctatgtttctatcttcCTCAGTTTACTGGCCTTTCTCCTGCTGCTGTTGATTATTGCTCTTCAGAGACTGAAAAACATTATCTCTTCAACATCGTCTTATCCAGAGTACACTAGTGACGCGGGAAGTTCATTCACTAATTTGGAAGTATGTAGTATCTCTTCCCAGCGGTCTTCTTTTTCCAATTTGTCTTCGTGA